One genomic window of Solanum stenotomum isolate F172 chromosome 9, ASM1918654v1, whole genome shotgun sequence includes the following:
- the LOC125876542 gene encoding NADPH-dependent oxidoreductase 2-alkenal reductase-like: MLEAVLNHVNHGARIALCGMISEYNKVWTEREGVRNLLNMVGKEVMMKGFMVPSYFNHFEEFIKEMEVHLNEGKIKSKHKIYNGIESFLESLTSLFTSSNVGKVILQVTP; encoded by the exons ATGCTTGAGGCTGTCCTTAATCACGTCAACCATGGAGCTCGTATTGCACTTTGTGGAATGATATCCGAGTATAACAAG GTTTGGACAGAAAGAGAAGGAGTTAGGAATTTATTGAACATGGTGGGTAAAGAAGTTATGATGAAAGGGTTTATGGTGCCTTCCTATTTTAATCACTTTGAGGAATTTATAAAGGAGATGGAAGTTCACTTGAATGAAGGCAAAATAAAGTCCAAGCACAAAATCTATAATGGTATTGAGAGCTTTTTGGAGAGTTTAACATCTCTATTTACTAGCTCCAATGTTGGAAAAGTAATTCTTCAAGTTACTCCTTAA
- the LOC125876268 gene encoding 2-alkenal reductase (NADP(+)-dependent)-like, whose protein sequence is MATAEVESREWYVASYAPIGVPNSDHIKLRTVTLSLQADSIPDGNVAFQILYVSIDPYVRTQLSGLDDGLSLPQIPLGQVMRAFGIGKVIRSMDTNFSEGEIVMSRICPVAEFGVLPSNLLQKINPADGVALPDYLSCLGMPGITAWVGIEKIGNAKEGSNVYISAAAGGVGIIAGQLAKVKGCRVVGSVGSDHKVKLLKEECGYDEAFNYRIETDYDAALTKYFPDGIDVYFDSVGGKMLEAVLNHVNHGARIALCGMISEYNKVWTEREGVRNLLNMVGKEVMMKGFMVGSYYNHFEEFIKEMEFHLKEGKIKSKYKIYNGIETFLESLTSLFTSSNVGKVILQVTP, encoded by the exons ATGGCTACGGCGGAAGTGGAGAGCAGAGAGTGGTACGTTGCTAGTTATGCACCAATTGGTGTTCCCAATTCAGACCATATTAAGCTACGCACTGTGACTTTATCGCTACAAGCAGATTCCATCCCAGATGGAAATGTAGCATTTCAAATCCTTTATGTCTCCATTGATCCATACGTCCGCACTCAATTGAGTGGCCTCGACGATGGCCTCTCTCTTCCTCAAATTCCACTCGGTCAG GTGATGAGAGCATTTGGAATCGGGAAAGTGATTCGATCTATGGATACAAATTTTTCAGAGGGAGAAATAGTAATGAGCCGTATTTGCCCTGTTGCTGAATTTGGTGTTCTGCCTTCTAATTTGCTTCAGAAAATTAACCCTGCCGATGGAGTTGCCTTGCCGGATTATCTTAGTTGCTTAG GAATGCCAGGAATAACAGCTTGGGTGGGCATAGAAAAGATTGGAAATGCTAAAGAGGGATCAAATGTTTACATATCGGCTGCAGCAGGAGGAGTTGGAATCATAGCTGGACAGCTAGCCAAAGTTAAAGGCTGTCGAGTTGTCGGAAGTGTAGGCTCTGATCATAAG GTGAAGTTGTTGAAAGAAGAGTGTGGGTATGATGAAGCTTTTAATTACCGTATAGAGACAGATTATGATGCTGCATTAACCAA ATATTTTCCGGATGGAATTGATGTATATTTTGACAGTGTTGGTGGTAAAATGCTTGAGGCTGTCCTTAATCACGTCAACCATGGAGCTCGTATTGCACTTTGTGGAATGATATCCGAGTATAACAAG GTTTGGACAGAAAGAGAAGGAGTTAGGAATTTATTGAACATGGTGGGTAAAGAAGTTATGATGAAAGGGTTTATGGTTGGTTCCTATTATAATCACTTTGAGGAATTTATTAAGGAGATGGAATTTCACTTGAAAGAAGGCAAAATAAAGTCCAAGTACAAAATCTATAATGGTATTGAGACCTTTTTGGAGAGTTTAACATCTCTATTTACTAGCTCCAATGTTGGAAAAGTAATTCTTCAAGTTACTCCTTAA